A portion of the Sulfuriferula sp. AH1 genome contains these proteins:
- a CDS encoding MFS transporter: MTATEMRASVGLASIFGLRMLGMFLILPVFALYAEHLPGGSNHTMVGLALGAYGLTQAMLQLPFGMASDKFGRKRVIYFGLLLFAIGSFVAASATTIETIILGRVIQGAGAISAAVTALLADSTREEHRTHAMAMIGGTIGVTFAASLVIGPALYQYIGMHGIFAMTGVLSLTAIAVVKWYIPNPLASHFHSDAEASPAKLGDVLRNSQLLRLNFGIFSLHAAQMAMFVVIPFALRSTGNLDINHHWEVYLPVVTIAFIVMVPAIIYGEKRAKLKQVFVAAVGLMLMAQLGMAASMHHFWGIVAALTAYFIAFNILEATLPSLISKIAPVGAKGTAMGVYNTSQSIGLFFGGALGGWLSQNYGFPAVFMFSASLMTIWLLAASGMRPPPAVKTRMFHLGAIAADQALLLNTRLRDVEGVYESAVVADEGIAILKVAQQGWDEAAATKLIEESKHGISK, from the coding sequence ATGACCGCGACAGAAATGCGCGCCAGCGTGGGTCTGGCGAGTATTTTCGGTTTGCGAATGCTAGGCATGTTCTTGATTTTGCCGGTGTTTGCACTCTATGCAGAACATCTTCCAGGCGGCAGCAACCATACTATGGTCGGATTGGCTCTGGGCGCGTATGGTTTGACCCAGGCCATGCTGCAATTGCCTTTCGGCATGGCATCCGATAAGTTCGGGCGCAAGCGGGTCATCTATTTCGGCCTGCTGCTATTTGCTATCGGCAGCTTCGTTGCGGCCAGCGCGACCACCATCGAGACTATCATTCTTGGCCGGGTAATTCAGGGTGCCGGCGCGATTTCCGCTGCGGTGACCGCGTTGCTGGCCGATTCCACCCGTGAAGAGCACCGCACTCACGCCATGGCGATGATAGGCGGCACGATAGGCGTGACCTTTGCGGCTTCGCTGGTAATCGGACCTGCGCTGTACCAATACATCGGCATGCACGGTATCTTTGCGATGACCGGCGTCCTGTCGCTTACCGCCATCGCGGTAGTGAAATGGTATATCCCCAATCCGCTGGCCAGCCATTTTCACAGCGATGCCGAAGCCAGCCCCGCCAAACTTGGTGATGTATTGCGCAATAGCCAGTTGTTGCGCCTGAATTTCGGCATTTTCTCGCTGCATGCAGCACAAATGGCGATGTTCGTAGTCATTCCGTTCGCCTTGCGCAGCACCGGCAATCTCGATATCAACCACCATTGGGAAGTGTACCTGCCGGTGGTGACGATCGCTTTCATAGTGATGGTGCCGGCGATTATTTATGGCGAAAAGCGCGCCAAACTGAAGCAGGTGTTCGTCGCTGCGGTAGGATTGATGCTGATGGCGCAATTGGGCATGGCGGCAAGCATGCATCATTTCTGGGGCATCGTGGCCGCGCTGACCGCATATTTTATCGCCTTTAACATTCTGGAAGCGACGCTGCCATCGCTCATCTCCAAGATCGCGCCGGTCGGCGCCAAAGGTACCGCGATGGGTGTGTACAATACCTCCCAATCCATCGGCCTGTTCTTCGGCGGTGCGCTAGGCGGCTGGCTGTCGCAGAACTACGGGTTTCCTGCGGTATTCATGTTCAGCGCCAGCCTGATGACTATCTGGCTGCTTGCCGCTTCAGGCATGCGTCCGCCGCCTGCAGTCAAAACCCGCATGTTCCATCTGGGGGCAATTGCGGCTGACCAGGCGCTGCTGTTAAACACGCGGTTGCGTGATGTTGAAGGCGTATATGAGTCCGCCGTTGTTGCGGACGAGGGTATCGCCATACTGAAAGTTGCCCAGCAAGGCTGG